In Uranotaenia lowii strain MFRU-FL chromosome 2, ASM2978415v1, whole genome shotgun sequence, one genomic interval encodes:
- the LOC129747815 gene encoding uncharacterized protein LOC129747815 isoform X1 → MASFILKSRLVFLHTVGAPARTLVLCGESAPLVRNTAPRKKIIFSRPEPQWHLADSHPRNREIPESGRAKDDRERTAAQNEEKSRQATNPAPHNPVALSPESVRSARNRAGTYGTKSRQFRPACLPISPVQIRGPETGEGRRAIKRGQVYTDPFFVTGQKVLAAIHPVKKLHSGGNEKIELESSETLRLRLLGLFSLLFAISIAQQLTSASEH, encoded by the exons atggcgtcgtttattttgaaatcacggttggtatttttacacacggttggggctccagcccgaactctgGTTCTCTGTGGTGAAAGTGCGCCATTGGTGAGAAACACCGCCCcccggaaaaaaatcatcttttctcGGCCAGAGCCACAG TGGCATCTCGCCGACAGCCATCCAAGAAACCGGGAGATCCCAGAATCGGGTAGGGCTAAGGACGACCGGGAACGCACAGCGGCTcaaaacgaggaaaaaag TCGCCAAGCCACCAATCCAGCGCCACACAATCCGGTCGCTCTCAGCCCGGAAAGCGTACGAAGCGCAAGGAACCGTGCCGGTACATACGGAACAAAGAGCCGACAG TTTCGACCGGCGTGTTTGCCTATCAGCCCCGTCCAAATCCGAGGCCCAGAAACAGGCGAAGGAAGAAGAGCCATTAAAAGGGGTCAGGTGTATACT GACCCCTTTTTTGTAACAGGGCAGAAGGTCCTTGCTGCGATCCATCCCGTGAAGAAACTTCATTCCGGTGGCAACGAGAAAATCGAACTAGAAAGCAGCGAAACTCTACGTTTACGTTTGCTGGGGCTTTTTTCCCTTTTGTTCGCCATTTCCATAGCTCAGCAATTAACGAGCGCATCCGAACATTAA
- the LOC129747815 gene encoding uncharacterized protein LOC129747815 isoform X2 translates to MASFILKSRLVFLHTVGAPARTLVLCGESAPLVRNTAPRKKIIFSRPEPQWHLADSHPRNREIPESGRAKDDRERTAAQNEEKRKAFFILVAKPPIQRHTIRSLSARKAYEAQGTVPVHTEQRADSFDRRVCLSAPSKSEAQKQAKEEEPLKGVRCILTPFL, encoded by the exons atggcgtcgtttattttgaaatcacggttggtatttttacacacggttggggctccagcccgaactctgGTTCTCTGTGGTGAAAGTGCGCCATTGGTGAGAAACACCGCCCcccggaaaaaaatcatcttttctcGGCCAGAGCCACAG TGGCATCTCGCCGACAGCCATCCAAGAAACCGGGAGATCCCAGAATCGGGTAGGGCTAAGGACGACCGGGAACGCACAGCGGCTcaaaacgaggaaaaaag AAAGGCGTTTTTTATTCTAGTCGCCAAGCCACCAATCCAGCGCCACACAATCCGGTCGCTCTCAGCCCGGAAAGCGTACGAAGCGCAAGGAACCGTGCCGGTACATACGGAACAAAGAGCCGACAG TTTCGACCGGCGTGTTTGCCTATCAGCCCCGTCCAAATCCGAGGCCCAGAAACAGGCGAAGGAAGAAGAGCCATTAAAAGGGGTCAGGTGTATACT GACCCCTTTTTTGTAA